A window of the Parvularcula bermudensis HTCC2503 genome harbors these coding sequences:
- a CDS encoding ExbD/TolR family protein, with product MAIRRRASSDEAADVNVTPLLDIVFIMLIFFIVTATFVYEDGITPTLPDPSPEDQDTQPPPTLLLSVQSNGFVRVDNIREVDPRSVSSVVEQFFARENDKAVVIISAAGEASTGDTITTLDEARIAAGPARYGRITVTAQDE from the coding sequence ATGGCAATTCGCAGACGCGCCAGCAGTGACGAAGCGGCCGATGTCAACGTCACCCCTCTGCTCGACATCGTCTTCATCATGCTGATTTTCTTCATCGTGACGGCGACGTTCGTTTACGAAGATGGGATCACGCCGACTCTTCCGGATCCTTCACCGGAAGATCAGGACACTCAGCCACCGCCGACATTGTTATTGTCGGTGCAGTCCAACGGTTTCGTTCGCGTAGACAATATTCGCGAAGTCGACCCGCGGTCCGTAAGCTCGGTGGTCGAGCAATTCTTCGCGCGAGAGAATGACAAAGCCGTGGTGATCATCAGTGCCGCGGGTGAGGCGTCGACCGGAGATACGATCACGACCTTGGACGAGGCGCGGATCGCCGCCGGCCCAGCACGTTACGGTCGGATCACGGTGACGGCGCAGGACGAATAG